The Candidatus Woesearchaeota archaeon sequence AGGGCTGTGCCGAATATAAAGCATAAGCTGTTCATAGAGCTGCTCTATTCCTCGGGCTTAAGGGTCGGGGAAGCAGTAAGCCTGAAGCTTAAGCACATAATGCCAGAAGAAAGGATAATGGTAATAAGGAACGGAAAAGGCGGCAAAGACAGGTATGTCATGCTGAGCCAGAGGTTTATATGCAGGCTTAAGGTTTACATGGAGAGAAGGCATCTCCTGGGAATAAATTCCGAATACCTGTTCAGCAGCAGGAAAGGCCATATCACAACAAGAACAGGGGAAGCCATAATTAAGAATGCTGCTGGGAAAGCAGGGATAAGATATAATGTCTTTCCCCATGCATTAAGGGCAAGCTTCGCAACCCACATGCTCGAAAAGGGTGAGGATATAGGCATGATACAGCTTCTCCTGGGGCACGCAGATATTAAGACAACAAGGATATATGCAAGGCACAGCACAGGGCTTATAAAGAAAGTGCAGAGCCCCATGGACTATTAAGTGCTGCCTTTGGCAATTCCTAAAATTTTATAAACCAGTGGCTCTTATTTCAGTCATGCCTTTGCACGACTACCAGAAAAGGGAGGAGAAAGCAGTCAGCGAGATAAAGAAAGCCATACCCTCTTCATTGAAGAGAGACATGCTTTCTGTTTCCAAAGGGTTATTCTGCGAGATTTACGAAAACAACGAGATATTCCCGAATCATTACATGGCATCAGCTGTAGACGGTGTCGGTACAAAACTGCTCCTCGCGCAGGCAATGCAGAAATACGACACTGTAGGCATAGACCTGGTGGCGATGTCAGCAAACGACCTTGCAACTTTCGGCGGCATGTCCCCTTTCCTTTTCATAGATTACATAGCTGCTGAGAAAAGAATAGAGGAAAAGGCTATAGGAAATATAGTCAGCGGCATTGTAAAGGGGCTTGAGCAGTGCGACACATCAAAGATATTCAGGAATTCTATAAGGATAAATTTCGGCAAGGGCGAGACAGCCTCTGTAGACGAGCTCATATCAGGGATAAGCCCGGGCTACGGCTTTGACCTTGCAGGCGGCATGCTGGGCTTTGTCCCGAAAGGCGCGCTTAATTTTAAAGTAAGACCCGGCCAGAAGATTATCAGCCTAAAGTCTTCGGGTTTGCACAGCAACGGCTATACAGACGCCAGGCTCAGCCTGCTGAAGGGGGAATTCGAGGCAAGGCCGAAATTCAGGAAAAGGTACAGGGGGATTTTCAGGCTGGACGACGATTTTGACGGCAGGACAATAGGCCAGCTCATGCTCGAGCCCACAAGGATATATGTAAAAGACATGGCAGGAATCTCAGCAAGATACCGCGTAGCGGGAATAAACAATACAGGCTACGGCCTCAAAAACCTAAACAGGCTGGAAGGAAAGCACGAATTCATAATCGACGATCCTATTGAGCCCCCGGCGATATTCAAGCTTATACAGAAGCAAAGCAAATTCTCTGACAAGGAGATGTACAGCAGGTTTAACATGGGCATGGGCTTTTTTGTAATAGCGGAAGAGGAAGATGCAGAGAGCATAATAAAAACAGCCAAAGATGCATCAATCGTGGGCAAAGTGAGAAAAGCCCCCGCAGCAAGGACTGTCCTGAAAAGGGAAAAGGACATTGTCTTTGAGGGCTACTGACTATTGCAGCTGTTTTCTTAATTCTGAAAAATTATCCATTTAAAAGGCTTAATGCTTAAAAATTATACCGAAAGATATATAAAGCTGTTGCCTTTTCCATGCCATGTAATTAACGCTGAATCTCGACTGAAAAATGGATGGAAAAAAAGAATATACAGCAGGGAGTATACAGGTTCTCGGCGGCTTGAATGCTGTCAGGAAAAGGCCCGGCATGTACATAGGCAGCACAGGGCTGAGAGGTCTGCATCACCTTGTCTATGAGGCTGTGGATAATTCCATAGATGAAGCCCTTGCAGGCTACTGCGACAGGATTTCTGTTATTATACATAAGGATAACTCTGTGACTATAAAGGACAACGGCAGGGGCATACCGACAGAGATACACCCAAAATACAACTTGTCAGGTGTTGAGCTGGTCATGACAAAGCTGCACGCAGGGGGAAAGTTTGACAGGAAAGCCTACAAGGTAAGCGGCGGCCTGCACGGAGTCGGCATCTCGGTCGTAAACGCGCTCTCACACAGGCTCATAGTAAAGGTATTTAAGGGGGAGAGATGCTACACGCAGGAATTCGAGAGGGGAAAGCCAAAATCCGGATTAAAAGAGCTGCCCGGATGCGGCGAAAGGGGAACTCTGATAACTTTCTATCCCGATGATGAGATATTCGAAACAACAGAATTCAGCTTCGAAACCCTCTCCTCAAGGCTGAGGGAGCTTGCTTTCCTTAACAAGGGCATAAACATAGAGATCAGGGACGAGAAGACAGAAAAGCACCATGAATTCAAGTACGACGGCGGCATAGTCAGCTTTGTCAAGTTCCTGGGCAAGAACAAGAATCCGCTTCACGAAGTGATTTATTTCGAGAAAAACAAGGGAGAGAACATCATAGAGGTTGCCGTCCAGTACAACGATTCCTACCAGAACAGCGTGTTCAGTTTTGTGAATAACATAAACACCATAGAAGGAGGCACCCATCTGAGCGGATTTAAGACAGCCCTTACCCGCACCATAAACAGCTATATCCAGAAAAAAGAGAGCATAAGGCTTTCCAGCGACGACGTGAGGGAAGGCCTCATAGCAGTCATATCCATAAAGATTCCCGAGCCTCAGTTCGAGGGCCAGACAAAGACAAAGTTGGGCAATTCCGGCATAAAGGGCATTGTGGATTCTATTATCAGCACGGAGCTCTCTGCTTACTTTGAGGAAAATCCCGCAGTTGCCCGCGCAATAACAGACAAGACAATAAATGCAGCCAAGGCAAGGGAAGCGGCAAGGAAAGCCCGCGAGCTCACCAGGAGAAAAGGGGCTCTCAGCCATAATTCCCTTCCCGGCAAGCTGGCAGACTGCCAGGAAACAGACGCTTCAAAGTGCGAACTCTACATAGTCGAGGGCGATTCAGCAGGAGGCTCTGCCAAGGGCGGCAGAGACAGGAAATTCCAGGCTATCCTTCCGTTAAGGGGAAAAATCCTTAATGTCGAAAAGGCCAGGCTGAACAAGATATTCGAAAACCATGAAATAACAGCCATTATCACGGCGGTCGGAACAGGCATAGGGGAGGACTTCCGCCTGGACAAGGCCCGCTACCACAAGATAATAATAATGACAGATGCAGATGTCGACGGCGCGCATATCAGGACTCTGCTGCTGACTTTTTTCTTCAGGCACATGCGCCCCCTCATAGAGGCAGGATACCTGTACATAGCACAGCCTCCCTTATACAGGCTAAAGAAGGGAAAATCCATCGAATATTTCTATACAGAAGCAAAACTCAGCAAAAGGCTCAGGGAAATGGAGAAAGCCAAAATGAGTATACAGCGCTACAAGGGACTTGGCGAGATGAACCCCTGCCAGCTGTGGGAAACAACGATGAATCCCGAAAACAGGAAAGTTCTGCAGGTAAGCATGGATGACGCTGTCGAAGCTGACAAGATATTCACCATACTCATGGGAGACGAGGTTTCGGCAAGGCGGAATTTCATACAGGCACATGCGCACGAAGTGGCTAACCTTGATGTTTAGCCAGCCATATTCGGTTATGGATTCCCCAACGTTAACTTTATAAAGAATCCATTAATCCAAATCACAGATGGCAAAGCAAAAGAAAAGGTGGTTCAGGCTTATCGCGCCCAAATTTTTCAATGAGCAGCAGATTGGAGAAAGCCTTGCATTAGGCCCTGATGAATTGAAAGGCAGGACATTAAAGGCCAATTTATCCACTTTAATCAACAATATAAGGAAACAGCACATTGTCATATCCATGCTAGTGGACAGGGTGGAAGGCGACAAAGGCTATTGCTCAATAATGGGAATGGAGATTTCGCCGGCATCTATCAAGAGGCAGGTCAGAAAGAGAAGGACAAGGCTCGACCAGACCCTAAAGGCGATAACAAAAGATGGAAAGCCCATAACCCTGAAGCTCATGCTTTTAAC is a genomic window containing:
- the gyrB gene encoding DNA topoisomerase (ATP-hydrolyzing) subunit B, whose protein sequence is MDGKKEYTAGSIQVLGGLNAVRKRPGMYIGSTGLRGLHHLVYEAVDNSIDEALAGYCDRISVIIHKDNSVTIKDNGRGIPTEIHPKYNLSGVELVMTKLHAGGKFDRKAYKVSGGLHGVGISVVNALSHRLIVKVFKGERCYTQEFERGKPKSGLKELPGCGERGTLITFYPDDEIFETTEFSFETLSSRLRELAFLNKGINIEIRDEKTEKHHEFKYDGGIVSFVKFLGKNKNPLHEVIYFEKNKGENIIEVAVQYNDSYQNSVFSFVNNINTIEGGTHLSGFKTALTRTINSYIQKKESIRLSSDDVREGLIAVISIKIPEPQFEGQTKTKLGNSGIKGIVDSIISTELSAYFEENPAVARAITDKTINAAKAREAARKARELTRRKGALSHNSLPGKLADCQETDASKCELYIVEGDSAGGSAKGGRDRKFQAILPLRGKILNVEKARLNKIFENHEITAIITAVGTGIGEDFRLDKARYHKIIIMTDADVDGAHIRTLLLTFFFRHMRPLIEAGYLYIAQPPLYRLKKGKSIEYFYTEAKLSKRLREMEKAKMSIQRYKGLGEMNPCQLWETTMNPENRKVLQVSMDDAVEADKIFTILMGDEVSARRNFIQAHAHEVANLDV
- a CDS encoding tyrosine-type recombinase/integrase, whose protein sequence is MELLCMNEDIEKKISRETELRGFSRQTKESYIFHIRKFLDFIRKPARRATLTDVKRYVLHLRERKQKPATVNVALAAIKFLYVQLWNRKSFMEVRPLKNRKRAPTIMPREAIEKMIRAVPNIKHKLFIELLYSSGLRVGEAVSLKLKHIMPEERIMVIRNGKGGKDRYVMLSQRFICRLKVYMERRHLLGINSEYLFSSRKGHITTRTGEAIIKNAAGKAGIRYNVFPHALRASFATHMLEKGEDIGMIQLLLGHADIKTTRIYARHSTGLIKKVQSPMDY